The stretch of DNA TTTTTGTATTATCCGGCTTGTTGATCCAGACCTCTTTAGGCAGAGGTGGATTTTGCGGCATCTTATTTTTGAACCTGATTGGATTTTTCAGATATGCCTCGTAAAGCACTTGATTCCTGAAGGCGATGACCTGTTCGGCCTGTCCGTGATGAACCTGTGATGGGGTTAAAAGGCTTATGCCCCCATGTTTATGTTCATAGTTGTACCAAGGGAAAAACTCTCGTCCAAAAGAACGTGCATCCTGGATTGAGCCGAATCTTTCAGGGAACTTTGGACAATACTTTACTGTCTTGAACTGGGCCTATGAATACGGATTGTCATTACTGTTGTACGGCCTTGAATGGGACTTGGTTACCCCAAGGTCAGCCATAAGTTCTGTTACCAATTTAGCTTTCATGCTTGATCCACGGTCAGCATGAATGATTAGCTGATCCTTGATAATGCCTTGTTTATCACAAGTTTCAGCAATGAACTGCTCAGCCAGGGAGGCGTTTTCGGCCTCAGCCACCATCCACCCGGGAACATAACGGCTGAAGATATCCAGGATTACGTAGAGGTAAAAATATGTCCACTTTCGTGGCCCCTTAAGCTTGGTGATATCCCAGGACCAGACCTGCTTTGGTCCTGTGGCTAAAAGTTCCGGCTTAACATAATGTGTCCGGCTGACATGTTTTCTTCGTTCTTTGACTTCCTGATGTTTATCCAGAATTCTGTACATGGTCCGTATCGAGCACAGATATTGTTGTTCATCCAGGAGCGTGGCATAGACCTCTGCAGGCGCAAGGTCCTGAAAACGCTCAGAATGCAAGGTATCAAGGACCACCTGTTCCTCTTGTTCGCTAAGAGCCAGAGGTGGTTTTGGTCTTTCCTCTGTGGGCTTCTCAGGTCTAAAGAACCTGTAAAAAGAAGCTCTTGGGATCTGCAAAGCATCACAGGCCTCCTTGGTGCTGCCTATGGCTTGCTTTAACTCCATGGCGGCGTTCATGCTTTGCTCCCGATGCCCGGAAACTCCAGGATCTCTGAAATTTTTTTTTGAAAGTCGATTATTGTTTCAGCTTTTTGCAGCTGCTTTTTAAGCCTGATATTTTCACGTTCAAGTTCCTGGATACGCTTTTTTTCTTCCTTGTTTTTTGATTCTTTGGGACCACGTTTTCCGGATAGTCCCTGAAAGGCCCCCTGTTCTCTTTGTTTACGCCACCTGCTGATTGTCGAATAGTACAAACCCTCTCTTCGCAGAAAAGCGCCAAGCTGGCCTTGTTCGCTAAATTTATCGACCTGGTCAAGGATACGGAGCTTATACTTTGTGGTATAATACCTGCGCTTTTTCTTTGGTAAAACTTCAGGATTAGCTTGGCCGATCCGCCCTTCCCCCTCCCGGGAGGGGGAAGGGTCCTCAACTGACTTGAGATTCAATCCACTGCCGACATTGTGTTCTTTTGTTGTATACATCATGTGATTCACCTTATCCGCCCTTGCTTAATTATTCAAGTGGTCGGTGTCTCACTTTCATTGGCACAGAGGAAAGGGAACTTTATGAGCAAGACAATACTCGCCAAAAACAATGATGAATTTGATCGACGGTTTGATAACGGTGAAGATATTCACTCCCTGATCAATCTCTCTCAAGCCGCCATATCGAGGCCAGGAGAAAAATGCCGGATCACCCTGGAGGTCAGCCAATCGCTGGCAGATGCTATTGATGGAATTCGTCGCCAAATCGGCGTGGAACGCAGTGCTCTGATTAAAGTCTGGCTCCACGAAAGAGTGCAAGAGGAACTCCGGCAAGGGCATAACAGGCAATAGTAGACCAGCCACGAATCATCATCAGTTTAAAAAGTAGCGCAGCGGCGAAGCATTATCCCTCCTACAAAACGGATTCAAGACTTCCTACTGTCTCAGGTCAGCAAGCCAGTTCTTAAGCACATTCATATTGTCATTGGCCATATCTTTGCGGGGTTTGAATGTAATGGCAATACTACCGGGAAGGCACTGGATATTTTTCAGTTCAATGGATCTGAATATTCTTTTGGCATTTCCACCAGCGTCTTTAAAATCAAACTTGATCAGCCCATCCTGCACTTCAATGTTGGCCTTTTTTAGAGCAGTCTCCTGCCCGAAAGCAGCCATAAACACCTTGACCATGCTAAGCTTGAACAGATCAAAATACCCGCCCTGCTGCATTTTCAAATCATAGTCCAGCATCTTCATGAAAATAACCTGCTCATCTTTTGTCCAGGTTATTTTCTCAGGTCGAAGCTCAACCTTGAATCCAGCATCCTTAACATGCTTGCTCAGCACACCATTTACAACGAGCTTATCCTGCTCGGCCTGGAAATGAACTTCAGACAGGCCCTTTTCAGACAGCTTGCCCCTGAATCTTTCATCAGCCTGGACAGCTTGATTAATCAGTTTGTCAGAAATATCCAAAGTTCTCTCTTTAAAAAGGAATTCGCCTAACTGATCCTTGGCGTTTGAAAATTTATCTTGAAATGCTGAAAGTAGTTTATTCATGATTCCTCGCTACAGAGTAGCTATTAGTTTAAAAATATAGCAATTATCCAGCTTACAGTAGATTATTGACATAATAAAATATCCATGCAGAAATAATTGCCACCCACGTAACCGCTGAGTAAATCAACATGCGCATCCTTGCAATTTATCCGGGGTCTGCTTGGCCGAATGCTGATACCTGATTCATCATATCCTCCTTTTTTTCAGGAAAGATAACAGGCAGGAGCGAAGGCGTAAGTTCGTTTGAAATTTAAAAAAGGTTTTTGGTGGAAAAAAATTGAGCTGAAGTACTTTTATCGATTTATCGGTTATTTCTGGGCACAACCATCTGATTGGACAGGCTGTGAGCTGCACGATTTGGTATCTTGAGCTTCTTTGTCCAATTGATCTATTAGCATCAAGCCGGAAATTTCGTCTTCAACTGGAATCCTGCATCCATTTCCCACCACATACCATTGAATGCCTATGAGCATCAGTTTGTAATTTGAATTATGTGCCATGGATTTCTTACCTACCGCTTAACCACCGGTTCTATTTGAGGATTCAACCTGTTTAATGGCTTTGTCAAAGTCAGATTCAATGCGCTGGGTTTTGTTGAACTTGTCATACTCAGCAAATGCCTTTGCTTCGGCCTGTTTGCGGGAAACAGAGCCATAACCTTCAAGAATGCGGAACTGGGTGGCTTTGGAGGAGTTTACCCGGTAGCCAACTGAAATTATGGCGTCCAAATTGTAAAACTCCAGATTCCTTTTAACCTGACGAGAACCTTCCTGTTGAACAGTTTCCAAAATGGAAACAGTTGCCTCACGCACCAACTCCCCATCGGCGTAAATATTGTCTAAATGCTTCGAAATGGCGGGAACACCAACTCCGAAAAGCTCCGCAATACGCTTCTGCGTCAGCCAGATTGTC from Desulfonatronovibrio magnus encodes:
- the brnA gene encoding type II toxin-antitoxin system BrnA family antitoxin, yielding MSKTILAKNNDEFDRRFDNGEDIHSLINLSQAAISRPGEKCRITLEVSQSLADAIDGIRRQIGVERSALIKVWLHERVQEELRQGHNRQ
- a CDS encoding virulence RhuM family protein, which produces MNKTMDHTENTEERRMATKDELTDFFLYTAPDGQVKVECIVHDETIWLTQKRIAELFGVGVPAISKHLDNIYADGELVREATVSILETVQQEGSRQVKRNLEFYNLDAIISVGYRVNSSKATQFRILEGYGSVSRKQAEAKAFAEYDKFNKTQRIESDFDKAIKQVESSNRTGG